Proteins co-encoded in one Holophagales bacterium genomic window:
- a CDS encoding M48 family metalloprotease — protein sequence MTRASEISAALGIRRAPALYLLPARVPPMLWPASPRPKLLLPRDLLPELDGDELDALLAHELAHVKRRDHWVRFLEIGATALFWWYPVAWWSRRELRRAEERCCDEWVLRALPDSAQAYASGILKSLTFIADSPVAVPAAASGAGPIEDLEARLKEILMTSPRPRLSRPIRLALGCLAVGALAFFPTVAPPGSAEAAAVVALPDEVTPAPALAPREPAAPPARPAAAAPRPPAASPALAPPPAAPHEAPLAAPRIAGFPAPAPDARPMLAGSGDELDPALEKERHALEAQRRQLHLSQLDLERRALELEVRAARQEEAGEVARLRAEGDAAGVARAEKRGALRVRQADLERRRLDLHLRQLKVEDESERAAEAGGAEKDAEARARDAARAEAELEKQQQVLEAESEKLEREARALEAEARVHALRGATDDLERSLAEQVEELRGELPEAGAEKAAMQRELARLESALSALRGSQAAKETPRPAAR from the coding sequence GTGACGCGCGCCTCCGAGATCAGCGCCGCGCTCGGCATCCGCCGCGCCCCCGCGCTCTACCTGCTCCCGGCGCGCGTCCCGCCGATGCTCTGGCCGGCCTCCCCGCGCCCGAAGCTGCTCCTGCCGCGCGACCTCCTCCCGGAGCTCGACGGCGACGAGCTCGACGCGCTGCTCGCCCACGAGCTCGCGCACGTGAAGCGCCGGGACCACTGGGTCCGGTTCCTGGAGATCGGCGCGACGGCCCTCTTCTGGTGGTACCCGGTCGCCTGGTGGAGCCGGCGCGAGCTCCGCCGCGCCGAGGAGCGCTGCTGCGACGAGTGGGTCCTCAGGGCCCTGCCGGACTCGGCGCAGGCCTATGCGAGCGGCATCCTGAAGAGCCTGACGTTCATCGCCGACTCCCCGGTGGCGGTCCCGGCCGCCGCTTCGGGGGCCGGCCCGATCGAAGACCTCGAAGCCCGGCTGAAGGAGATCCTCATGACGTCACCGCGACCCCGGCTCTCCCGCCCGATCCGGCTTGCCCTCGGCTGTCTCGCCGTCGGCGCGCTCGCGTTCTTCCCGACCGTCGCCCCGCCGGGATCCGCGGAGGCCGCGGCGGTGGTCGCGCTTCCGGACGAGGTCACGCCTGCGCCCGCGCTTGCGCCCCGGGAGCCGGCCGCTCCGCCCGCGCGCCCGGCCGCCGCTGCCCCGCGGCCGCCGGCGGCGTCGCCGGCCCTGGCTCCGCCGCCGGCCGCGCCGCACGAGGCGCCGCTGGCGGCGCCGCGCATAGCCGGGTTCCCCGCGCCGGCCCCCGACGCAAGGCCGATGCTCGCCGGGTCCGGGGACGAGCTCGACCCGGCGCTCGAGAAGGAGCGGCACGCGCTCGAGGCGCAGCGGCGTCAGCTCCACCTCTCCCAGCTCGACCTCGAGCGGCGCGCCCTCGAGCTCGAGGTCCGGGCCGCCCGGCAGGAAGAGGCCGGCGAGGTCGCGCGCCTGCGCGCCGAAGGAGACGCGGCCGGAGTGGCGCGGGCCGAGAAGCGCGGCGCGCTCCGGGTGCGCCAGGCGGACCTCGAGAGGCGACGGCTCGACCTTCACCTCCGTCAGCTGAAGGTCGAGGACGAGTCGGAGCGCGCGGCGGAGGCCGGCGGAGCGGAGAAGGACGCCGAGGCGCGGGCTCGCGATGCCGCGCGCGCGGAGGCGGAGCTCGAGAAGCAGCAGCAAGTCCTCGAAGCGGAGTCCGAGAAGCTCGAGCGCGAGGCGCGGGCGCTCGAGGCCGAGGCGCGCGTCCACGCGCTCCGCGGCGCGACGGACGACCTCGAGCGGTCGCTCGCCGAGCAGGTCGAGGAGCTGCGCGGCGAGCTTCCGGAAGCGGGAGCCGAGAAGGCGGCGATGCAGCGCGAGCTCGCGCGGCTGGAGTCGGCGCTCTCGGCGTTGCGCGGGTCGCAGGCCGCGAAGGAGACTCCACGCCCCGCGGCGCGGTAG
- a CDS encoding BlaI/MecI/CopY family transcriptional regulator translates to MTDAELEVLRALWELDQATIRALADRVYPHGGASEYATVQKLLERLEDKGHVSHRSEGRQNVYAARLGREDLVALRLQETADCLCDGSFTPLLTHLVSGARLSAEELRDLRRLVDALGKGR, encoded by the coding sequence GTGACCGATGCGGAGCTCGAGGTGCTGCGTGCGCTCTGGGAGCTCGACCAGGCGACGATCCGTGCCCTCGCGGACCGGGTCTACCCGCACGGCGGCGCCTCCGAGTACGCCACCGTCCAGAAGCTGCTCGAGCGCCTGGAGGACAAGGGGCACGTCTCGCACCGCTCGGAGGGACGCCAGAACGTCTACGCCGCCCGCCTCGGCCGCGAGGACCTCGTCGCGCTCCGGCTGCAGGAGACTGCGGACTGCCTCTGCGACGGCTCGTTCACGCCGCTCCTCACGCACCTCGTGAGCGGAGCGCGCCTCTCCGCCGAGGAGCTCCGCGACCTGCGGCGCCTCGTGGACGCGCTCGGCAAGGGGAGGTGA
- a CDS encoding VWA domain-containing protein, with the protein MKRHGPKRAVVGFEAKEVRPDTDFQLFVAPATGSDVGISVMTYREPGEAEGSFLLVLSPSHEMAAEKVVRKDVVFVLDTSGSMAEGKKLVQAKKALAFCLRNLNEGDRFEVVRFSTETEPLFGKLVSPSEANVERAESFVAALKPIGGTAIEDALLAALEPLKAQGQKDRPYTVVFLTDGKPTVGSTNDDEIVSKATRAMGERVVRVFSVGIGTDVNTHLLDRLSEATRAASRYVLPEEDLELALSAFYAKISQPVLASPKLRFQGAVRVTKLAPPQLPDLFRGEQVVVLGRYSGTGDAAITLQGTVNGAARSYTWEASFPARATGHTFIPRLWATRRIGFLLDQIRLHGESGELREEVTDLARRYGIVTPYTAFLVLEDESRRSVPVSQRTIQSPAGDGRARMAAGEMYKGVRETKSGAGAVGGAQALDSLKRAQNAAAPSASNEEALRVEGGLAGGVEAGPAEPVRQLVNAQVSRFVNGRTFYQNGIAWIDANVQAQKGARMRQVKFGSKEYDALLGKHPEAAAWLALGRNVQVVLGGEIVEVVE; encoded by the coding sequence GTGAAGCGGCACGGCCCGAAGAGGGCGGTCGTCGGCTTCGAGGCGAAGGAGGTCCGGCCCGACACCGACTTCCAGCTCTTCGTCGCACCCGCGACCGGTTCGGACGTCGGCATCAGCGTGATGACCTACCGGGAGCCTGGAGAGGCGGAAGGGAGCTTCCTTCTCGTCCTCTCGCCGTCGCACGAGATGGCTGCCGAGAAGGTCGTGAGGAAGGACGTCGTCTTCGTCCTCGACACGTCGGGCTCGATGGCCGAGGGGAAGAAGCTCGTGCAGGCGAAGAAGGCGCTCGCTTTCTGCCTGAGGAACCTGAACGAGGGCGACCGGTTCGAGGTGGTCCGCTTCTCGACCGAGACCGAGCCGCTGTTCGGAAAGCTCGTCTCACCGTCCGAGGCGAACGTGGAGCGCGCAGAGAGCTTTGTCGCGGCGCTGAAGCCGATCGGCGGCACGGCCATCGAGGACGCGCTCCTGGCGGCCCTCGAGCCGCTGAAGGCCCAGGGGCAGAAGGACCGTCCCTACACCGTCGTCTTCCTGACCGACGGCAAGCCGACCGTCGGTTCGACGAACGACGACGAGATCGTCTCGAAAGCCACACGGGCGATGGGGGAGCGGGTGGTCCGCGTCTTCTCCGTCGGCATCGGCACCGACGTGAACACGCACCTCCTCGACCGGCTCTCCGAGGCGACGCGGGCAGCGAGCCGGTACGTCCTGCCGGAGGAGGACCTGGAGCTGGCCCTCTCGGCCTTCTACGCGAAGATCAGCCAGCCGGTCCTCGCGAGCCCGAAGCTGCGCTTCCAGGGGGCGGTCCGGGTGACGAAGCTCGCACCGCCGCAGCTCCCCGACCTCTTCAGGGGAGAGCAGGTCGTCGTCCTCGGCCGCTACAGCGGGACGGGCGACGCCGCGATCACGCTTCAGGGCACGGTGAACGGCGCGGCGAGGAGCTACACGTGGGAGGCCTCCTTCCCGGCCCGCGCCACCGGGCACACCTTCATCCCGCGTCTCTGGGCGACGCGGCGGATCGGCTTCCTTCTCGACCAGATCCGGCTCCACGGAGAGAGCGGCGAGCTGCGCGAAGAGGTGACCGACCTGGCCCGCCGGTACGGCATCGTCACGCCCTACACCGCGTTCCTCGTCCTGGAGGACGAGTCGCGGCGCAGCGTCCCGGTGAGTCAGCGAACGATCCAGTCGCCGGCGGGCGACGGCCGGGCGAGGATGGCGGCGGGCGAGATGTACAAGGGCGTCAGGGAAACGAAGAGCGGCGCTGGCGCGGTCGGTGGCGCGCAGGCGCTCGATTCGCTGAAGCGGGCGCAGAACGCGGCGGCCCCCTCCGCCTCGAACGAAGAAGCCCTCCGGGTCGAGGGGGGACTCGCGGGAGGAGTCGAGGCGGGCCCGGCCGAGCCGGTCCGCCAGCTCGTGAACGCCCAGGTGTCGCGCTTCGTGAACGGCCGGACCTTCTACCAGAACGGAATCGCGTGGATCGACGCGAACGTCCAGGCGCAGAAGGGCGCCCGCATGCGGCAGGTGAAGTTCGGGTCGAAGGAGTACGACGCCCTCCTCGGAAAGCACCCGGAGGCCGCCGCGTGGCTGGCCCTGGGACGAAACGTCCAGGTCGTCCTGGGCGGCGAAATCGTCGAGGTGGTCGAGTGA